The following are encoded together in the Culex pipiens pallens isolate TS chromosome 1, TS_CPP_V2, whole genome shotgun sequence genome:
- the LOC120424338 gene encoding mucin-5AC-like, which produces MLGWFLLLGVVFGSRVAALDAICERIDFNDFSQSRITECTGTNREIFRLASYASSALFKPYRDNVQYYLANDVVGISCGETLESFYMHEFTEIRLIYQLVYRTPSTLTLRILDMDQPDAAGLPVVAQRWSSREMTNTWSLFTGRVEKEIRRAKLQIEVEATVGASIAIEYVTVFNSLVQEQFCKELDEFYSSPAPIVTTTTTTVRPSTTTTRRTTTTTVRPTTTTSSSTTSTTTTTTVRPTISTTTTSTTPQPTTATPSFRPTRTRTTVTSTEASTTSTTPEPPTEPSETFPDPTNSVPLIQRRSSALWIALTGVFLTLSLLTLASGLFIYCNSRSIEAQFGTTPASIPKNTNHHANNHLPVPLENRTIHRKLQQQLKNRLQQQAKADGMEHSSSRRDSSPFREVRKYPRPSIDVNLNQRGDHDFRDDISEIKFKNRVNKF; this is translated from the coding sequence ATGTTGGGGTGGTTTTTGCTTTTGGGGGTCGTTTTTGGGTCGCGTGTTGCGGCCTTGGACGCGATTTGCGAACGGATTGATTTTAACGACTTTAGCCAGAGTCGGATTACGGAATGCACTGGGACGAACAGGGAGATCTTTCGGTTGGCTTCGTACGCTTCGTCGGCACTGTTCAAGCCGTACCGGGACAACGTTCAGTATTACCTGGCAAACGATGTGGTGGGGATCAGCTGCGGTGAAACCTTGGAGAGTTTCTACATGCACGAGTTTACCGAGATTCGGCTGATCTACCAGCTGGTGTACCGGACGCCGTCTACGTTGACCCTGCGGATACTTGATATGGATCAGCCGGACGCGGCCGGATTACCGGTGGTAGCTCAGCGTTGGAGCTCTCGAGAGATGACCAATACGTGGAGTTTGTTCACCGGACGCGTTGAGAAGGAAATTCGCCGGGCAAAGCTACAGATTGAAGTGGAAGCTACGGTGGGAGCGAGCATTGCTATTGAATACGTTACGGTGTTCAACTCACTGGTTCAGGAACAGTTTTGCAAGGAACTGGATGAGTTTTACTCGTCTCCCGCGCCAATcgttacgacgacgacgacgacggttagACCAAGTACGACAACAACACGCAGGACTACGACAACTACGGTTCGTCCAACAACCACGACTTCTTCGAGTACTACGTCTACAACAACTACCACAACGGTTCGTCCAACTATCAGCACAACGACAACTTCGACAACTCCACAACCTACGACCGCTACGCCGAGCTTCCGCCCTACAAGAACGCGAACGACGGTTACATCTACGGAAGCCTCTACAACTTCAACTACCCCAGAGCCACCGACTGAACCTTCGGAGACCTTCCCCGACCCAACCAACTCCGTCCCGCTGATCCAACGCCGCTCGTCAGCCCTGTGGATCGCCCTAACCGGAGTCTTTCTCACCTTATCCCTACTGACCCTGGCGTCTGGCCTGTTCATCTATTGCAACAGCCGCTCGATCGAAGCCCAGTTTGGAACAACTCCAGCATCCATACCCAAGAACACCAACCACCACGCCAACAACCACCTTCCGGTACCGTTGGAGAACCGCACCATCCACCGGAAGCTCCAACAGCAGCTTAAGAATCGACTCCAGCAGCAAGCGAAAGCGGACGGGATGGAGCACTCGTCCTCCCGTCGGGACAGCTCACCTTTCCGGGAAGTTCGCAAGTACCCGCG